The following coding sequences lie in one Oncorhynchus nerka isolate Pitt River linkage group LG14, Oner_Uvic_2.0, whole genome shotgun sequence genomic window:
- the LOC135574948 gene encoding uncharacterized protein LOC135574948, whose protein sequence is MVPFHHTVPPPFHHRTTLPHRSTTTPFHHHTVPPPHRSITTPFHHTVPPPHRSTTIPPPFHHHSTTAPHYHTVPSPHYHTVPPPHRSTTIPPPHHTTTPFHHHTVPPHRSTTTLFHHTVPPPHRSTTIPPPHHTTTPFHHHTTTPFHHHTVPPPFHHRTTLPHRSTTTPFHHTVPPPHCSTTPFHHHTVPPPHRSTTTPFHHHSTTAPHYHTVPSPHRSTTPFHHTVPPPFHHRTTLPHHSTTTPFHHHTVPPPHRSTTIPPPHHTTTPFHHHTVPPPFHHRTTLPHRSTTTPFHHHTVPPPHCSTTPFHHRTTLPHRSITTPFHHTVPPHRSTTTPFHHTVPPPFHHHTTLPHHSTTTPFHHHTVPPPHRSTTIPPPHHTTTPFHHHTVPSPHRSTTTPFHHTVPPHHSITTSFHHHIVPSPHRSTTTPFHHTVPPPHRSTTPFHHHTVPSPHRSTTTPFHHTVPPHHSITTSFHHHIVPSPHRSTTTPFHHHTVPPHRSTTTPFHHTVPPQHRSTTTPFHHHTVPPHHSTTTSFHHHIVPPPHRSTTPFHHHTVPPHRSTTTPFHHTVPPPHRSTTTSFHHHTVPPPHRSTTTSFHHHTVPPPHCSTTTLFQHHTVPPHCSTTTLFHHTVPPPHCSTTPFHHHTVPPHRSTTTPFHHHTVPPSGQSHCKPGFHLSTITELYLPDKLVTLQVTGINNWSVIG, encoded by the coding sequence atggtaccGTTCCACCACACCGTTCCACCACCATTCCACCACCGCACCACACTACCACACCGTTCCACCACCACACCGTTCCATCACCACACCGTTCCACCACCACACCGTTCCATCACCACACCGTTCCACCACACCGTTCCACCACCACACCGTTCCACCACCATTCCACCACCATTCCACCACCATTCCACCACCGCACCACACTACCACACCGTTCcatcaccacactaccacaccGTTCCACCACCACACCGTTCCACCACCATTCCACCACCGCACCACACTACCACACCGTTCCACCACCACACCGTTCCACCACACCGTTCCACCACCACACTGTTCCACCACACCGTTCCACCACCACACCGTTCCACCACCATTCCACCACCGCACCACACTACCACACCGTTCcatcaccacactaccacaccGTTCCACCACCACACCGTTCCACCACCATTCCACCACCGCACCACACTACCACACCGTTCCACCACCACACCGTTCCACCACACCGTTCCACCACCACACTGTTCCACCACACCATTCCACCACCACACCGTTCCACCACCACACCGTTCCACCACCACACCGTTCCACCACCATTCCACCACCGCACCACACTACCACACCGTTCCATCACCACACCGTTCCACCACACCGTTCCACCACACCGTTCCACCACCATTCCACCACCgcaccacactaccacaccattcCACCACCACACCGTTCCATCACCACACCGTTCCACCACCACACCGTTCCACCACCATTCCACCACCGCACCACACTACCACACCGTTCCACCACCACACCGTTCCACCACCATTCCACCACCGCACCACACTACCACACCGTTCCACCACCACACCGTTCCATCACCACACCGTTCCACCACCACACTGTTCCACCACACCATTCCACCACCGCACCACACTACCACACCGTTCCATCACCACACCGTTCCACCACACCGTTCCACCACACCGTTCCACCACCACACCGTTCCACCACACCGTTCCACCACCattccaccaccacaccacactaccacaccattcCACCACCACACCGTTCCATCACCACACCGTTCCACCACCACACCGTTCCACCACCATTCCACCACCGCACCACACTACCACACCGTTCCACCACCACACCGTTCCATCACCACACCGTTCCACCACCACACCGTTCCACCACACCGTTCCACCACACCATTCCATCACCACATCATTCCATCACCACATCGTTCCATCACCACATCGTTCCACCACCACACCGTTCCACCACACCGTTCCACCACCACACCGTTCCACCACACCGTTCCACCACCACACCGTTCCATCACCACACCGTTCCACCACCACACCGTTCCACCACACCGTTCCACCACACCATTCCATCACCACATCGTTCCATCACCACATCGTTCCATCACCACATCGTTCCACCACCACACCGTTCCACCACCACACCGTTCCACCACACCGTTCCACCACCACACCGTTCCACCACACCGTTCCACCACAACATCGTTCCACCACCACACCGTTCCACCACCACACCGTTCCACCACACCATTCCACCACCACATCGTTCCACCACCACATCGTTCCACCACCACACCGTTCCACCACACCGTTCCACCACCACACCGTTCCACCACACCGTTCCACCACCACACCGTTCCACCACACCGTTCCACCACCACACCGTTCCACCACAACATCGTTCCACCACCACACCGTTCCACCACCACACCGTTCCACCACCACATCGTTCCACCACCACACCGTTCCACCACCACACTGTTCCACCACCACACTGTTCCAACACCACACTGTTCCACCACACTGTTCCACCACCACACTGTTCCACCACACCGTTCCACCACCACACTGTTCCACCACACCGTTCCACCACCACACCGTTCCACCACACCGTTCCACCACCACACCGTTCCACCACCACACCGTTCCACCAAGCGGACAATCTCATTGCAAACCTGGATTCCATCTGTCAACAATTACAGAGCTTTATTTACCAGACAAACTGGTGACACTGCAGGTGACAGGAATAAACAACTGGTCTGTTATTGGCTGA